Proteins from one Sulfurovum sp. TSL1 genomic window:
- a CDS encoding mannose-1-phosphate guanylyltransferase/mannose-6-phosphate isomerase yields the protein MTNIILCGGNGTRLWPLSRNLMPKQFVKLFEGESLFQKTVSRNQKACGAQFIVSNSEQYFLAVDQIEEHNNDHSKSNIQNSKFLLEPVGRNTAPAIALACLALNEEEIVLVTPSDHLIKDEAAYLEAMEKAKTLAQSDNLVTFGITPQYPETGFGYIEANGESVVSFKEKPDAVTAQAYLDAGNYYWNSGMFCFKAGVFLKELKQYTPEIYEACLAAYKNAKRDEMIRITYEDMLAIPEDSIDYAVMEKSSKVKVIPSDIAWSDLGSFESLAEEIDSSTHIINIGSTNNLVLSPKQVATIDVDDLIIIDTADALLVSKKGSSQKVKAVVKELKEQGSELPNIHVTGHRPWGTYTILDESDGYKVKRIVVKTGKRLSLQKHHHRSEHWIVVSGTALVTNGTKEYTVRANESTYIPMGEIHRLENIGKIPLVMIEAQVGEYVGEDDIVRIEDDFARN from the coding sequence ATGACAAATATCATATTATGTGGAGGTAACGGTACAAGACTCTGGCCACTTAGCCGTAACCTTATGCCAAAACAGTTTGTGAAGCTGTTTGAAGGTGAATCTCTCTTTCAAAAAACAGTTTCCCGTAACCAAAAAGCTTGTGGCGCACAGTTCATTGTCTCCAACTCCGAACAGTATTTCCTTGCAGTGGATCAGATAGAAGAGCACAACAATGATCATTCAAAATCAAACATTCAGAATTCAAAATTTCTTTTGGAGCCGGTAGGAAGAAACACCGCACCAGCCATAGCACTCGCCTGTCTCGCGTTAAATGAGGAAGAGATTGTCCTTGTCACACCGTCAGATCACCTCATTAAAGATGAAGCAGCGTATCTTGAAGCTATGGAGAAAGCAAAAACATTGGCACAATCAGACAATCTTGTGACTTTTGGTATCACCCCGCAATACCCGGAGACAGGGTTTGGATATATTGAGGCAAATGGTGAGTCTGTCGTGTCCTTTAAAGAGAAGCCGGATGCCGTTACTGCTCAAGCTTACCTTGATGCCGGAAATTACTACTGGAACTCTGGGATGTTCTGTTTTAAAGCGGGGGTCTTTCTTAAAGAGCTAAAACAATACACCCCAGAGATCTACGAGGCTTGTTTGGCAGCCTATAAGAATGCTAAAAGAGACGAGATGATCCGTATCACTTATGAAGATATGTTGGCTATCCCGGAAGACAGTATAGACTATGCGGTGATGGAAAAAAGCAGCAAGGTAAAGGTCATACCTTCAGACATCGCGTGGAGTGACCTGGGAAGCTTCGAATCTTTGGCTGAAGAGATCGATTCAAGTACCCATATCATTAATATTGGATCGACCAATAACCTGGTTCTTTCTCCCAAGCAAGTAGCCACCATCGATGTGGATGACTTGATTATCATCGATACAGCAGATGCTCTGTTGGTCTCTAAAAAAGGTTCCTCTCAAAAAGTGAAAGCTGTGGTTAAAGAGCTCAAAGAACAAGGTTCTGAACTGCCGAACATACATGTTACAGGACACCGTCCATGGGGTACCTACACGATACTCGATGAGTCTGATGGGTATAAGGTCAAACGTATCGTGGTAAAAACAGGTAAACGCCTCTCTTTACAAAAACACCATCACCGTTCTGAACACTGGATCGTCGTAAGCGGTACAGCTTTAGTGACCAATGGAACCAAAGAGTATACCGTACGTGCCAATGAATCTACCTACATTCCTATGGGTGAGATCCACCGTTTAGAGAATATAGGAAAGATCCCTCTTGTGATGATCGAAGCACAGGTTGGTGAGTATGTGGGTGAAGATGACATCGTACGTATAGAGGATGATTTTGCAAGAAACTAG
- a CDS encoding GDP-mannose mannosyl hydrolase has translation MQETSPGYLRGDLFKTIIENTPLVSVDLIVKHKGKILLGKRVNKPAKGYWFTLGGRVRKDETIKSAIHRICNMEIGIIPPENPGFIGVFEHLYNDSIFDDVSTHYVNLGYEIEVSDLEDLPRDQHNEYRWFGLEELIQNDEVHKYVKDYFTTQKGTVPQQKES, from the coding sequence TTGCAAGAAACTAGTCCAGGGTATCTTAGAGGTGATCTGTTTAAAACCATTATTGAGAATACGCCACTTGTCTCCGTTGATCTTATAGTCAAGCATAAGGGTAAAATACTACTGGGGAAAAGAGTCAACAAACCAGCTAAAGGATACTGGTTTACACTGGGTGGCAGGGTACGTAAGGATGAGACTATCAAGAGTGCCATACATCGTATCTGTAATATGGAAATAGGTATAATTCCACCTGAAAATCCAGGGTTTATAGGTGTATTTGAACATCTCTATAACGACAGCATTTTTGATGATGTTTCGACGCACTATGTGAACCTTGGGTATGAGATAGAAGTATCAGATCTTGAAGATCTGCCAAGAGATCAGCACAACGAGTATCGTTGGTTCGGTCTTGAAGAACTGATACAAAACGATGAAGTACATAAGTATGTCAAGGATTATTTCACCACACAAAAGGGCACAGTCCCACAACAAAAGGAGAGTTAA
- the gmd gene encoding GDP-mannose 4,6-dehydratase: MAEKKKVALITGITGQDGSYLAEFLLKKGYEVHGIKRRASLFNTDRIDHLYEDPHVENRHLILHYGDMTDSMNLTRIIQEVQPDEIYNLAAMSHVAVSFETPEYVANADGTGTLRILEAVRLLGLEQKTKIYQASTSELYGKVQETPQSETTPFYPRSPYAVAKMYAYWITVNYREAYGMFACNGILFNHESPVRGETFVTRKITRAASKIALGLQDKLYLGNLDAKRDWGHAKDYVKMMWMILQADEPEDWVIATGQTTMVREFVRMAFAYAGIELEFQGEGVDEVGIVKSCSNPDYQIKAGTEVVAVDPRYFRPTEVDLLLGDPTKAEQKLGWSREYDLKELVNDMMASDLKLMTKDQYLKDGGYTIMNYFE, from the coding sequence ATGGCAGAAAAGAAAAAAGTAGCACTGATCACAGGGATCACAGGACAAGATGGTTCTTACCTGGCAGAGTTCTTACTCAAAAAAGGCTATGAAGTACACGGTATCAAAAGAAGAGCATCACTCTTTAACACAGACCGTATTGACCACCTGTATGAAGATCCACATGTGGAGAACCGTCATCTTATCTTGCATTATGGTGATATGACGGATTCTATGAACTTGACACGTATTATCCAAGAAGTTCAGCCTGATGAGATCTACAACCTTGCTGCGATGAGTCATGTTGCCGTTTCATTTGAAACACCAGAGTATGTTGCCAATGCTGATGGAACGGGAACACTTCGTATCTTAGAAGCGGTAAGACTCCTTGGCCTTGAGCAAAAGACCAAGATCTACCAGGCTTCCACTTCAGAGCTTTATGGAAAGGTACAGGAGACGCCTCAGAGTGAAACGACACCATTCTACCCTCGTTCACCGTATGCCGTAGCTAAGATGTATGCCTACTGGATCACAGTGAACTACCGGGAAGCATATGGTATGTTCGCATGTAACGGAATACTCTTCAACCATGAGTCTCCGGTACGTGGTGAAACCTTTGTAACGCGTAAGATCACTAGAGCCGCTTCTAAGATCGCACTGGGACTACAAGATAAACTTTACCTTGGTAACCTGGATGCGAAGCGTGACTGGGGACATGCGAAGGATTATGTAAAGATGATGTGGATGATCCTCCAAGCAGATGAACCTGAAGACTGGGTCATCGCTACGGGTCAAACTACGATGGTAAGAGAGTTTGTACGTATGGCATTTGCCTATGCAGGTATAGAGTTAGAGTTCCAAGGTGAAGGTGTTGATGAAGTGGGTATCGTCAAAAGCTGTTCAAACCCGGATTATCAGATCAAAGCAGGAACTGAAGTAGTGGCCGTAGACCCTAGATACTTCAGACCTACAGAGGTAGACCTTCTTCTTGGAGATCCGACAAAAGCTGAACAGAAGCTAGGTTGGAGCAGAGAGTATGACCTCAAAGAGCTTGTCAATGATATGATGGCAAGTGACCTCAAACTGATGACAAAAGACCAGTATCTGAAAGATGGTGGCTACACCATTATGAATTACTTCGAATAA
- a CDS encoding GDP-L-fucose synthase, translating into MNLDSKIFVAGGTGLVGSAIIKNLQEKGYTNIVANYHTRQPIVTRKTTHLAQTNSVTYEKLDLLDSNAVSDFFEQEKPEFVFLAAAKVGGIVANNTYRADFIYENLQIQNNIIHQSYKNDVKKLMFLGSTCIYPKNAPQPMREDCLLTDTLEYTNEPYAIAKIAGIKMCESYNLQYGTNYISVMPTNLYGPNDNFDLEKSHVLPALIRKIHLGKALERVKWDVLGTTKDEAWEIVTEDLNRNPIEGITGQNTQEEILDILEKYGIKLPNTSHVARNTPQISIEIWGSGKPMREFLWSEDMADACVFLMENRDFKDIITQSTITQPTADGKSCEALNAQRSTLNAEIRNTHINIGTGVDISIKELAETIKEIIGFQGELYFNADKPDGTMKKLTDVSKLHGLGWKHSVDLKEGIKKMYNWYKNVRSYAL; encoded by the coding sequence ATGAATCTAGATTCAAAGATTTTTGTTGCAGGTGGAACCGGGCTTGTTGGGTCAGCCATTATAAAGAATTTGCAAGAAAAAGGCTATACGAATATCGTAGCAAATTACCATACTCGTCAACCCATCGTAACACGTAAGACGACGCACCTAGCACAAACAAATTCAGTCACGTATGAAAAATTAGATCTGTTAGACAGTAATGCAGTCTCAGATTTCTTCGAGCAAGAGAAACCCGAATTTGTTTTTCTCGCAGCAGCAAAAGTAGGTGGCATCGTAGCCAATAACACCTATCGTGCTGACTTCATCTATGAGAACCTGCAGATACAAAACAATATCATCCACCAAAGTTATAAAAATGATGTCAAAAAACTGATGTTCTTAGGTTCGACGTGTATCTACCCAAAAAATGCACCGCAGCCTATGAGGGAAGATTGTCTTCTTACTGATACACTAGAATATACCAATGAACCCTATGCCATCGCCAAGATAGCAGGTATCAAGATGTGCGAGAGTTATAACCTGCAGTATGGTACAAACTACATCTCTGTCATGCCCACCAATCTCTATGGTCCCAATGATAACTTTGATCTTGAAAAGTCTCATGTACTTCCTGCACTGATCCGCAAGATCCATTTGGGAAAAGCTCTAGAGCGTGTTAAGTGGGACGTGCTAGGTACTACGAAAGATGAAGCATGGGAGATTGTCACCGAAGATCTCAACAGAAATCCTATCGAAGGCATCACAGGTCAAAATACACAAGAAGAGATACTCGATATTTTAGAAAAATACGGTATCAAACTTCCTAACACTTCCCACGTAGCACGTAACACTCCCCAAATTTCCATAGAAATTTGGGGTTCAGGTAAACCTATGAGAGAGTTCCTTTGGTCAGAAGATATGGCTGATGCCTGTGTATTTTTGATGGAAAATAGAGACTTCAAAGACATTATCACTCAATCCACAATTACACAGCCAACGGCTGATGGTAAATCCTGCGAAGCTCTTAACGCTCAACGCTCAACGCTCAACGCTGAAATCCGCAATACCCATATCAACATCGGTACAGGTGTTGACATATCCATCAAAGAGCTAGCTGAGACGATCAAAGAGATCATCGGATTCCAGGGTGAACTCTACTTCAATGCAGACAAGCCTGATGGCACTATGAAAAAATTGACAGATGTCTCTAAGCTACATGGACTTGGATGGAAGCATAGTGTTGATTTAAAAGAAGGAATTAAAAAAATGTATAATTGGTATAAGAACGTAAGATCTTATGCTCTCTGA
- the galU gene encoding UTP--glucose-1-phosphate uridylyltransferase GalU, with protein MIQKCLFPAAGYGTRFLPATKATPKEMLPVLTKPLIQYGVEEAVEAGLNTMAIITGRGKRAIEDHFDISYELEHQIKGSSKEPLLDEIRSLINQCTFSYTRQVEMKGLGHAILTGETLIGNEPFAVILADDLCTNGHDSVLKQMLEVYEKYQCSIIAIEEVPKEETYKYGVIAGNLVDNTNDTYRVTDMVEKPDPKEAPTNMAIIGRYILTPDIFDILRETKPGKGGEIQITDALLEQAKKGKVIAYKFHGQRFDCGSVDGFVEATNYFYNRMEA; from the coding sequence ATGATCCAAAAATGTCTATTCCCCGCAGCAGGGTACGGTACCCGTTTCCTCCCAGCGACCAAAGCCACACCCAAAGAGATGCTCCCTGTGCTTACCAAACCTCTCATTCAATACGGTGTGGAAGAAGCAGTTGAAGCAGGACTCAATACCATGGCAATCATCACAGGGCGTGGTAAACGTGCGATAGAAGACCATTTTGATATCTCGTATGAACTTGAACACCAGATAAAAGGTAGCAGCAAAGAGCCGCTTCTTGATGAGATACGTTCTCTCATCAACCAATGTACTTTCTCCTATACAAGACAGGTAGAGATGAAAGGCCTTGGCCATGCCATCCTCACAGGTGAAACGCTTATAGGAAATGAACCCTTCGCCGTCATCTTGGCAGACGACCTCTGTACCAATGGTCATGATAGTGTACTCAAACAGATGCTAGAAGTGTATGAAAAGTACCAATGCTCCATCATAGCCATTGAAGAAGTGCCTAAGGAAGAAACCTATAAATACGGTGTGATAGCCGGAAACCTGGTCGACAATACAAATGATACCTACAGAGTGACAGATATGGTGGAAAAACCGGACCCCAAAGAGGCGCCGACCAACATGGCGATCATCGGACGCTACATCCTTACACCCGATATCTTTGATATCCTCAGGGAAACCAAACCGGGCAAAGGTGGAGAGATTCAGATCACCGATGCTCTTTTAGAACAAGCAAAAAAGGGTAAAGTGATCGCCTATAAATTTCATGGTCAACGTTTTGACTGCGGTTCAGTGGATGGGTTTGTGGAAGCAACTAATTATTTTTACAATAGAATGGAGGCGTAA
- the wecB gene encoding non-hydrolyzing UDP-N-acetylglucosamine 2-epimerase, whose protein sequence is MQKILIVFGTRPEAIKMAPLVKAFQKHTDSFETKVCVTAQHREMLDQVLDLFEIIPEYDLDIMKPGQDLYDVTSNVLLGMKPVLADFKPDVVFVHGDTSTTFAASLAAFYQQIKVAHIEAGLRTGNIYSPWPEEANRQLTTQITSYHFAPTATSKDNLLKENVNEQSIEVTGNTVIDALFLALEKIKSNEQLETEIIQHLATLNYKFQDDKKTILVTGHRRENHGQGFINICTALKEIAVSNPDIDIVYPVHLNPNVQKPVKELLSDVANIYLIEPLQYEQFIYMMDKSYFIITDSGGVQEEAPSLGKPVLVMRNTTERPEALAAGTVKLVGTDTELIIKEAQELIDDKEAYERMSKASNPYGDGHACEEVVEFLRGSN, encoded by the coding sequence ATGCAAAAAATTTTAATTGTATTTGGTACACGTCCAGAAGCCATCAAGATGGCACCACTCGTAAAAGCATTCCAAAAACATACTGATAGTTTTGAGACCAAGGTCTGTGTGACGGCACAACACCGTGAGATGCTTGATCAGGTCTTGGATCTTTTTGAGATCATCCCTGAGTATGATCTGGATATTATGAAACCGGGACAAGACCTTTACGACGTTACTTCCAATGTACTGCTTGGCATGAAGCCTGTTCTAGCTGATTTTAAACCAGATGTGGTATTTGTTCATGGAGACACATCAACGACTTTTGCGGCTTCATTGGCTGCCTTTTATCAGCAAATAAAAGTCGCACACATTGAAGCAGGACTAAGAACAGGTAATATCTACTCACCTTGGCCAGAAGAAGCAAACCGCCAGCTTACTACGCAGATCACATCGTATCATTTTGCACCGACGGCAACATCTAAAGATAATTTGCTTAAAGAAAATGTAAATGAGCAAAGTATTGAAGTAACAGGAAACACTGTTATAGATGCGCTATTCCTGGCTTTAGAGAAGATCAAGTCCAATGAACAGCTCGAAACAGAGATCATTCAGCACCTGGCAACTCTTAATTACAAATTTCAAGATGATAAAAAAACAATATTAGTCACTGGCCACCGTAGAGAGAACCATGGTCAAGGCTTTATTAATATCTGTACTGCACTTAAAGAGATCGCTGTTTCTAATCCAGATATCGACATTGTCTATCCTGTGCATTTGAACCCAAATGTGCAAAAACCGGTAAAAGAATTGCTTTCAGATGTAGCAAATATCTACCTTATAGAGCCTCTGCAGTATGAACAGTTCATCTACATGATGGACAAGTCGTACTTCATCATCACAGACAGTGGCGGAGTACAGGAGGAAGCACCTTCTTTGGGGAAACCCGTCCTCGTGATGCGTAACACGACAGAACGTCCTGAAGCGTTAGCTGCAGGTACTGTGAAATTAGTTGGGACAGATACTGAACTTATCATTAAAGAGGCTCAAGAACTTATAGACGACAAAGAAGCCTATGAGCGTATGAGTAAAGCGAGTAACCCTTATGGTGACGGGCATGCGTGTGAAGAGGTCGTTGAATTTTTAAGAGGAAGTAATTAA
- the wecC gene encoding UDP-N-acetyl-D-mannosamine dehydrogenase: MYKNKKICVIGLGYIGLPTSALLANRGYDVHGVDVVQSTVDTINQGKIHIVEPELDTFVHAAVNSGKLKADTKPAEADVFVIAVPTPFHDGFVPNIDYVVSATKAIAPYVQEGNIVILESTSPVGTTDLVEQTLKENGVDTSKIYVAHCPERVLPGHIMRELVENDRIVGGTTPEATKLTAEFYREFVEGEVLETDAKTAEMAKLTENSFRDANIAFANELSMLCDKFGIDVWELIKLANRHPRVNILQPGAGVGGHCIAVDPWFIVHAGGEDAKMIRTAREVNTYKTEWVIEKIKNAALKFENENGRKAKVACMGLAFKPDIDDLRESPALYITKRLITDGFNVLAVEPNITKHEEFNIFNYNEAVKQADIVTFLVAHKEFKNLELETDLDFCGVNK, encoded by the coding sequence ATGTACAAAAATAAAAAAATATGTGTAATCGGTTTAGGCTATATCGGTCTACCAACTTCGGCCTTACTTGCAAACAGAGGTTATGATGTTCATGGTGTAGATGTAGTTCAAAGTACGGTAGATACTATCAACCAAGGCAAGATCCACATAGTAGAACCAGAACTTGATACTTTTGTGCATGCTGCTGTCAATAGCGGCAAACTAAAAGCTGATACGAAACCAGCAGAGGCAGATGTGTTTGTGATAGCAGTACCAACCCCCTTCCATGATGGTTTTGTACCAAATATCGATTACGTAGTGTCTGCTACAAAAGCGATAGCCCCTTATGTACAAGAAGGAAATATAGTCATCCTGGAGTCAACATCCCCAGTAGGCACGACAGATTTAGTAGAGCAAACTCTAAAAGAAAATGGCGTAGATACTTCTAAAATATATGTAGCTCACTGCCCAGAGCGTGTACTGCCAGGTCATATCATGCGTGAGCTTGTAGAAAATGACCGTATCGTAGGGGGTACAACACCAGAGGCTACAAAACTCACCGCAGAGTTTTACAGAGAGTTTGTAGAAGGTGAAGTCCTCGAAACCGACGCCAAAACAGCAGAGATGGCCAAACTGACCGAAAATAGTTTTAGAGATGCCAACATCGCTTTTGCTAATGAACTTTCTATGCTTTGTGACAAGTTTGGTATCGATGTATGGGAACTCATCAAACTTGCGAATAGACACCCAAGAGTAAACATTTTACAACCGGGGGCTGGTGTCGGTGGGCACTGCATCGCTGTTGACCCTTGGTTCATAGTGCATGCAGGCGGTGAAGATGCCAAGATGATAAGAACAGCTAGAGAGGTCAATACCTATAAAACAGAGTGGGTCATAGAAAAAATCAAAAATGCTGCTCTTAAGTTTGAAAATGAAAATGGAAGAAAAGCAAAAGTAGCTTGCATGGGTCTAGCATTTAAACCAGACATCGATGACCTTAGAGAATCACCTGCTCTTTACATCACCAAAAGACTCATCACTGATGGTTTTAATGTACTTGCAGTAGAACCTAATATCACTAAACATGAGGAGTTTAATATTTTCAACTACAATGAAGCTGTAAAACAGGCAGATATTGTGACTTTTTTAGTTGCTCATAAAGAGTTTAAAAACCTAGAGCTAGAAACAGATTTAGATTTTTGTGGAGTAAATAAATGA
- the cysD gene encoding sulfate adenylyltransferase subunit CysD: MINKERLTHLRQLEAESIHILREVAAEFTNPVMMYSVGKDSSVMLHLAMKAFAPSKLPFPLLHVDTCWKFKEMIEFRDQRAKDLGFDLVVHSNPEGVEMGISPFEHGSKVHTDIMKTQGLKQALNQGGYDAIIGGARRDEEKSRAKERIFSFRDKHHRWDPKNQRPELWNVYNTAIQKGESVRVFPISNWTELDIWQYIYLEDIKIPSLYFAKEQDVVEYEGTKIRVDDDRMPEELRKTAKKEMVRFRTLGCYPLTGAINSTATTLPEIIKEMLLSTSSEREGRLIDKDQEGAMELKKIEGYF; encoded by the coding sequence ATGATAAACAAAGAGAGATTAACCCATCTTCGCCAATTAGAAGCCGAATCTATCCATATTTTACGTGAAGTTGCAGCTGAATTTACCAATCCGGTAATGATGTACTCAGTAGGGAAAGACTCTTCTGTGATGTTACATTTAGCGATGAAAGCTTTCGCACCAAGTAAACTTCCTTTTCCTCTTTTACATGTTGATACCTGCTGGAAATTCAAAGAGATGATAGAGTTTCGAGACCAGCGTGCAAAAGACCTTGGGTTTGACCTTGTAGTTCACTCAAATCCTGAAGGCGTAGAGATGGGTATCTCTCCCTTCGAACATGGTTCCAAAGTGCATACAGATATCATGAAAACCCAAGGATTAAAACAAGCTCTTAATCAAGGTGGCTACGATGCTATCATAGGTGGGGCACGTCGTGATGAAGAGAAGTCACGTGCCAAAGAACGTATCTTTTCCTTTAGAGATAAACATCACAGATGGGACCCTAAAAACCAACGTCCTGAACTCTGGAATGTCTATAACACTGCTATCCAAAAAGGTGAAAGCGTACGTGTTTTCCCTATAAGTAACTGGACAGAACTGGATATCTGGCAATATATCTACCTGGAAGATATCAAAATACCATCACTCTACTTTGCAAAAGAGCAGGATGTCGTAGAGTATGAAGGTACAAAAATACGTGTCGATGATGACCGTATGCCTGAAGAGCTGCGTAAAACAGCCAAAAAAGAGATGGTACGTTTTAGAACACTGGGATGTTACCCGCTCACAGGTGCCATCAACTCCACAGCAACCACACTTCCGGAGATCATCAAAGAGATGCTTCTCTCAACAAGTTCAGAAAGAGAAGGCCGCCTGATCGATAAAGATCAAGAAGGTGCAATGGAATTAAAGAAAATAGAGGGATACTTTTAA
- the cysN gene encoding sulfate adenylyltransferase subunit CysN, whose translation MKENRGILLMDIINYLKEHENKDMLRFLTCGSVDDGKSTLIGRMLYDSKMIFDDQLAAAEGESKKYGTTGEKIDMALLVDGLQSEREQGITIDVAYRFFATENRKFIIADTPGHEQYTRNMVTGASTADVAIILIDARKGILTQTRRHSFIVNLLGIEHVIVAINKMDLVDFSEEVYKKISQAYGELANELGIKSTYYIPVSALNGDNVVDPSQKTPWYQGETLLGLLDTMDISKEQKAEDFRFPVQYVNRPNLDFRGFCGTIAAGSVKVGDEITVLPSGKSTKVKSIINAGDITEANREATIQEAYAPMAVTLTTEDEVDISRGDMLVHTESLPAVSNNLKVMLVWMDEKPMTPGKSYDIKRATSVVSGSFEHINYKVDVNTYEREEVTTLELNDIASCRMVLTRPMAADAYTDNRLTGSFIVVDRITNNTVGAGMIVSVSRRNTETITKEYSDAEKELNAYVRKHFPEWDCKAI comes from the coding sequence ATTAAAGAAAATAGAGGGATACTTTTAATGGATATCATCAACTACCTAAAAGAACATGAAAACAAAGATATGCTTCGCTTCCTCACTTGCGGATCTGTGGATGACGGAAAAAGTACCCTGATCGGAAGAATGCTCTATGATTCAAAGATGATCTTTGATGATCAACTTGCAGCAGCAGAAGGAGAAAGTAAAAAGTATGGTACCACCGGTGAGAAGATCGATATGGCTCTGCTTGTCGATGGTCTTCAAAGTGAACGTGAACAGGGTATCACTATCGATGTAGCCTACCGTTTCTTTGCCACAGAGAACCGTAAGTTCATCATCGCAGACACTCCGGGCCATGAGCAATACACTAGAAATATGGTTACCGGTGCTTCAACGGCAGATGTAGCGATCATCCTTATCGATGCACGTAAAGGTATCTTGACACAGACACGTCGACATAGTTTCATTGTAAACCTACTGGGCATAGAACATGTCATTGTCGCTATCAATAAGATGGACCTGGTAGACTTCTCTGAAGAAGTATACAAAAAGATCTCCCAAGCCTATGGTGAACTGGCAAATGAACTGGGTATCAAGAGTACCTACTACATCCCGGTAAGTGCATTGAATGGCGACAACGTGGTGGATCCAAGCCAGAAAACGCCATGGTATCAGGGAGAGACACTTTTAGGTCTGCTTGACACTATGGATATAAGCAAAGAGCAAAAAGCAGAAGATTTCCGCTTCCCTGTACAGTACGTTAACAGACCGAATCTTGACTTTAGAGGATTCTGCGGTACGATTGCAGCTGGATCAGTCAAAGTGGGTGATGAAATCACTGTATTACCTTCAGGGAAAAGTACCAAAGTAAAGAGCATTATCAATGCAGGTGATATCACAGAAGCCAACAGGGAAGCCACAATCCAAGAAGCCTATGCGCCTATGGCAGTGACCCTTACGACTGAAGATGAAGTGGATATTTCCCGAGGTGATATGCTTGTTCATACAGAAAGTCTGCCTGCCGTGTCCAATAACCTCAAAGTGATGCTCGTATGGATGGATGAAAAACCAATGACACCAGGCAAGTCTTACGATATCAAGCGTGCTACTTCTGTGGTTTCAGGAAGCTTTGAGCATATCAACTATAAAGTCGATGTCAATACCTATGAAAGAGAGGAGGTCACTACATTAGAACTGAATGATATTGCTTCTTGTCGTATGGTACTGACACGTCCTATGGCAGCAGATGCTTACACAGATAACAGACTCACAGGGAGTTTCATCGTAGTGGATCGTATTACAAACAACACTGTAGGTGCAGGTATGATCGTAAGTGTAAGCAGACGTAATACTGAAACGATCACAAAAGAATACAGTGATGCAGAAAAAGAGCTCAATGCCTATGTGAGAAAACACTTTCCAGAGTGGGATTGTAAAGCGATCTAA